A segment of the Aulosira sp. FACHB-615 genome:
AACAGATCCAGAAAAATGCCGCACTATGGAGAAAAAGTACGGTTGGAAACTGCTGCGGGTAGAACCTACCGGAAACAAAGTATTAAAAGTTGACTGTGTATTTGAAGGTGAAACTAAATTTCCTACTTACGAACAGGAGAATTAATTTTATGAGTAAGTACATTATTTTCAAGGCCGAATCCATGTCAGCAGAAGGCTGGGAGGAAAGGCAACTATCTCATACCCAGGCTTATACCAGCATACTTGCGGAACATTATGATTCTTCCAATTCTCCAATACCAGAACCAGGATACAGACTCAGAGAATATCATCAAGTATCTAAGTTTGCAGATAAACAGTTTCCTGATTCGAGTACCCATAGCAGAATTGGGGATTGGGAAGTGACCAGAGTTGAGGAGTATACTCCGGAAATTCCCAATCATGATTTTGAGGCTGTGGTTATTTGTTACTGTCGATACTCCCCAGTAACTACTCCACTAGAGCCAATGCCAGAAATTCAAGTTTCCCAAGAACTACAAGAAGTTTAGGGGCTAGTCAGCTAGAGGTAGGCGCATGAACTCCCCACTCCGTCGTAAGCGCAACAAGTCTACCTCTGCAACCTTCAACAACCCCAAATCACCCAACTCATACATCGCCCCTTCAGAAAACCCAGCTTCAGCAATCATTGATGTTTCTGCTGTTGAAGTACCAGAACTAACCGAGCAAGAGCAGAGCGATCGCCTGCACTTGGAACGGAAAGTCGAGAGAGCATTTTTTGAAGCGGGTAAGGCTTTGGCAGAATTACGCGATCGCAGGCTCTATCGTTCTACACACAAAAATTTTGAGGAATATTGCCGAGATCGATTTGGCCATAGTCGTCGCCAATCTTACCTTTTAATGGATGCGGCTGCTGTTTTTGATAATCTGGCTGAAAAATGTGATCGGAACGATCACATTTTGCCGACTAATGAGTGGCAAGTTAGACCACTGACAAAGCTAGACCCGGACATTCAGCCCGAAGCATGGCAACAAGCTGTAGAATCTGCCAAGGGTAAAGTACCGTCTCATCGTATCGTCAAAGATGCAGTGCAGCGTATCATGGAGCGAACCCAAGTACCCAACACCTACCAGATTGGCGAGGTTTGCCAAATTGTAGCTAAGGATAATCCAGAACTTAGGGGTAGGGGCGGTTGCTGGGCTATTGTCAGCCAAGTAAACGACTTTAGTTGCACGGTAGCAACTTGGGACGGAGAACTAACTGTTGGGCTGAAACATCTCAAATCTTATGAATACTTGCCAGATGAATGTCAGCAGATGCAAGAAATCTGCGATCGCATCAGTAGAATATATTCTGATTCTCTGGAGGATACAGTCAAAAATCTGTTGCAGTCGTTGGGGAAGTTGAACCGTCCTTGTTTAACTGCTGTAGAGGAGAAGCTGTTGAGTGTTCTAGAGTTGGAATATAGGAACTAAATTACCCAGATTTATTAGCATCTTCGTCAGCAGCAATTTTCTAAATTACTGCTTTTTGCCTGCTAGTCTGAGAACAACCTATGATTGGGCTAACTAGAATAGATGAAACTAATTCTATTTTCTGGTATTCCTGGCACTGGCAAAAGTACCCTGTCAGAAGAAATTGCACGGACATTGCATATTCCTGTATTCTCTCGCTTACTGGATACTAGGGGCAATGCTGCTATCACAGTTGCGTGTTCAACAAGAGGGATTTTACGTTACGACTGCTGAAGCACTGCTGACAATGCTAATCCAACGACAACTAATGTTAGGGCAATCGGCTATTTTGGACACTCCTGCGAATACAGTCA
Coding sequences within it:
- a CDS encoding AAA family ATPase, producing MKLILFSGIPGTGKSTLSEEIARTLHIPVFSRLLDTRGNAAITVACSTRGILRYDC